From the genome of Deinococcus sp. AJ005, one region includes:
- a CDS encoding DUF2382 domain-containing protein, with protein sequence MARLMPLSDITAQHSDVLGTEFYDPTGQTAYGMNGEKIGTIRGALAEPETGKIRFLLVDVGGWFSSKEVVVPVGMSTFEGDEVHFTNLTKEQVGDMREYRMGEEYDTDAQMSDERVLRAANTDMQVDESRYAARAGYREDDAMYQTPDKLRLLEERLVVNKDRFVAGSVEVGKRVETHQENVNVDLAREEVVIERHAVTDAQAVEGAVLGADSKTMRIDLEAERANVSKQAFVTEEVTVGKREVTDSQTVTETVGREVLEVTKSGDVRLDADGKPMMDDTNRKV encoded by the coding sequence ATGGCCCGTTTAATGCCCCTGTCCGATATCACTGCCCAGCACTCCGACGTTCTCGGCACCGAATTCTACGATCCCACCGGCCAGACCGCCTACGGCATGAATGGCGAGAAGATCGGCACCATTCGCGGCGCGTTGGCCGAACCCGAAACCGGCAAGATCCGCTTCCTGCTGGTGGACGTGGGCGGCTGGTTCTCCAGCAAGGAAGTCGTGGTGCCCGTGGGCATGTCCACCTTCGAGGGCGATGAAGTGCATTTCACCAACCTGACCAAAGAGCAAGTCGGCGACATGCGCGAGTACCGCATGGGTGAGGAGTACGACACCGACGCCCAGATGTCCGATGAGCGGGTGCTGCGCGCCGCCAACACCGATATGCAGGTCGACGAGAGCAGGTACGCCGCCAGGGCCGGCTACCGCGAAGACGACGCCATGTACCAGACCCCCGACAAACTGCGCCTCCTGGAAGAGCGCTTGGTGGTCAACAAGGACCGTTTCGTGGCGGGCAGCGTGGAAGTCGGCAAGCGCGTCGAAACCCATCAGGAAAATGTGAACGTGGATCTGGCGCGTGAAGAAGTGGTCATTGAGCGTCACGCCGTCACCGACGCGCAGGCTGTGGAAGGCGCAGTGCTGGGTGCCGATTCCAAGACCATGCGCATTGATCTGGAAGCCGAGCGCGCCAACGTGAGCAAGCAGGCGTTCGTGACCGAGGAAGTCACGGTGGGCAAGCGCGAAGTCACCGACTCGCAGACCGTGACCGAGACCGTGGGCCGCGAGGTGCTGGAAGTGACCAAGAGCGGCGACGTGCGTCTGGACGCCGACGGCAAGCCGATGATGGACGACACGAACCGCAAGGTCTGA
- a CDS encoding benzoate/H(+) symporter BenE family transporter: protein MTAPVLASPAPRNFWQDTQSSAVLAGLIAVIIGWAGPNVLVYSVAQAAHLSDATAMSWLWAHAIFTGLAGIFLSLRTRMPILSTWSTPGIAFLVTALPGIPFAEAVGAFVTSAVLVFILGTFKPLTRALGAIPPHLAAALNAAILLPFGFKAAQAFGVQPALVGAMIVAYFLIRQISPRWAVAAVLVVGVGASAGLGLWHPAPISFALTQPQFVLPIFSLHATINLALPLTLLAFTGQFVPGFGVLKTNGYEPAPGPVLRTCGVASLGAAFVGCHNLTLGALLANIVSGPEAHPDAQKRYTAAIWAGGINICFGLFAGTFVHLMGILPAEALAALAGIALLGAMGSSLQGAFQGQSGSLAAPIIILVTLSGITPLGIGAAFWGILAGLAVYAAERRGVGKTVQAAK from the coding sequence ATGACCGCGCCCGTACTGGCTTCCCCCGCTCCTCGCAACTTCTGGCAGGACACCCAGTCCAGCGCCGTGCTGGCCGGACTGATCGCCGTGATCATCGGCTGGGCCGGGCCAAACGTGCTGGTCTACAGCGTGGCTCAGGCCGCGCACCTCAGCGACGCCACCGCCATGTCGTGGCTGTGGGCACACGCCATTTTCACCGGGCTGGCGGGCATCTTCCTGAGCCTGCGAACCCGGATGCCCATTTTGAGTACGTGGTCCACCCCCGGCATCGCCTTTCTGGTCACGGCGCTGCCCGGCATTCCCTTCGCGGAGGCGGTGGGGGCGTTCGTTACATCCGCCGTGCTGGTCTTCATTCTGGGCACTTTCAAACCGCTGACGCGGGCGCTGGGGGCCATTCCACCGCATCTGGCCGCCGCGCTGAACGCCGCGATTCTGCTGCCCTTCGGCTTCAAGGCGGCGCAGGCGTTCGGCGTGCAGCCCGCGCTGGTGGGGGCCATGATCGTGGCCTACTTTTTAATCCGGCAGATTTCGCCGCGCTGGGCGGTGGCCGCCGTGCTGGTGGTGGGCGTGGGGGCCAGCGCGGGCCTGGGGCTATGGCATCCCGCACCGATCAGTTTTGCGCTGACGCAGCCACAGTTTGTGCTGCCCATCTTCAGCCTGCACGCCACGATCAATCTGGCGCTGCCGCTGACGCTGCTGGCGTTCACCGGGCAATTTGTACCGGGTTTTGGCGTGCTGAAGACCAACGGCTACGAACCCGCGCCGGGGCCGGTACTGCGGACCTGCGGTGTCGCCAGTTTGGGCGCGGCCTTCGTGGGCTGCCACAACCTGACACTAGGCGCGCTGCTGGCCAACATCGTCAGCGGCCCGGAGGCGCACCCGGACGCACAGAAGCGCTACACCGCCGCCATCTGGGCCGGGGGCATCAACATCTGCTTTGGCCTGTTTGCTGGAACCTTCGTGCATCTGATGGGCATCCTGCCCGCCGAGGCACTGGCGGCCCTGGCCGGAATCGCCCTGCTGGGCGCGATGGGCAGCAGCCTTCAAGGCGCGTTCCAGGGACAATCCGGCAGTCTGGCCGCCCCGATCATTATTCTGGTCACGCTGAGCGGCATCACGCCGCTGGGCATCGGGGCGGCGTTCTGGGGCATCCTGGCCGGGCTGGCGGTGTACGCGGCAGAGCGGCGGGGTGTGGGGAAGACGGTGCAGGCAGCGAAATAA
- a CDS encoding PLP-dependent aminotransferase family protein, whose translation MDAPRWSALLTGWRAGNGPLYDLLAEAMRAGIRNGQLSPAEPLPAERALAGLLGISRSTVVAAYDLLEGGGWITRKRGSGTRVAAGAPRGANVLALRTPSVLAQGGKEFDFTIAVPLLHDAQRQKMREAALDAFEESLYYPLGLPDLRALLAEIYTQGGLPTTPEMVLITSGAQGAISLLANVFLRPRDRVLLETPTYFGAIDAFRAVGAETVGVPVTVQGVEAEAFAQAVQQHSPRLAFLTPTFQNPTGTVMPERARQRIAVTIADANLPTIEDDTLIDLGFEVEAPPRIATFAPDAPIFNVGSLSKLYWAGLRVGWVRVPVAHAGPVGQARTLSDFGSSLPGQHIALKLLQDLPRLRQQRREAVTVARDLLTELLCLHLPEWRFTVPGGGQFLWVELPTRQTSAFTLCAARYGVRLFPGASMGVDTLPDSFLRLPFTLDPARLPEAVLRLKAAWDEFQLRQGRERLA comes from the coding sequence ATGGATGCCCCCCGCTGGTCTGCGTTGCTCACTGGCTGGAGGGCCGGGAACGGGCCGCTGTATGACCTGCTGGCCGAGGCCATGCGCGCAGGTATTCGCAACGGTCAACTCTCGCCCGCCGAACCGTTGCCAGCAGAGCGGGCGCTGGCAGGATTGCTGGGCATCAGCCGCAGCACGGTGGTGGCCGCCTATGACCTGCTGGAGGGCGGCGGCTGGATCACCCGCAAGCGCGGCAGTGGCACGCGGGTGGCGGCTGGTGCGCCGCGTGGAGCGAACGTGCTGGCCCTGCGGACACCGTCCGTCTTGGCCCAGGGTGGAAAGGAATTCGATTTCACCATCGCTGTTCCACTGCTGCATGATGCCCAGCGCCAAAAGATGCGCGAGGCCGCCCTGGACGCCTTTGAAGAGTCGCTGTATTACCCACTGGGCCTGCCCGATCTCCGTGCCCTGCTGGCCGAAATCTACACGCAGGGGGGCCTGCCCACCACGCCGGAAATGGTTCTGATCACCAGCGGCGCGCAGGGGGCCATTTCGCTGCTTGCAAATGTCTTTCTGCGCCCCCGTGACCGGGTTCTGCTGGAAACCCCCACTTATTTCGGGGCCATCGACGCCTTCCGCGCGGTTGGGGCCGAGACGGTGGGCGTGCCTGTTACGGTGCAGGGAGTGGAGGCTGAGGCTTTCGCCCAGGCCGTGCAACAGCATTCGCCACGTCTAGCCTTCCTGACCCCCACGTTTCAGAATCCCACGGGAACAGTGATGCCTGAGCGGGCCAGACAAAGGATCGCTGTCACCATTGCAGACGCCAATCTGCCCACCATCGAGGACGACACCCTGATCGATCTTGGCTTTGAGGTGGAAGCCCCGCCGCGTATCGCCACCTTCGCCCCCGATGCGCCGATTTTCAATGTCGGCTCGCTGAGCAAGCTGTACTGGGCGGGGCTGCGGGTGGGCTGGGTGCGCGTGCCAGTGGCGCACGCGGGGCCGGTGGGGCAGGCCCGGACGCTCTCCGATTTTGGCAGCAGCTTACCGGGGCAGCACATCGCCCTGAAACTGCTTCAGGACCTGCCCCGGCTGCGGCAACAGCGGCGCGAAGCCGTGACCGTCGCCCGTGATCTGCTGACAGAATTGCTATGCCTGCACCTGCCCGAATGGCGGTTCACCGTGCCGGGCGGTGGGCAGTTCCTGTGGGTGGAGTTGCCCACCCGCCAGACCAGCGCCTTTACCCTCTGCGCGGCGCGGTACGGTGTGCGGCTGTTCCCCGGCGCGTCAATGGGTGTGGACACCCTGCCCGACAGCTTTCTGCGTCTGCCCTTCACGCTGGACCCGGCCCGGTTGCCCGAAGCAGTGCTGCGCCTGAAGGCCGCCTGGGACGAGTTTCAATTGCGCCAGGGACGGGAGCGGCTGGCCTGA
- the trmH gene encoding tRNA (guanosine(18)-2'-O)-methyltransferase TrmH has translation MTPERYAKILRVLSKRQPTLTVLMDQVNKPHNLSAIVRTCDAVGVLTAHAVPPGNGKPLDFEGNTFEATSGSAHKWVRVQTHADTLETVRELQGQGVQVLATHLSQRSVDYSEADYTRPTCVLLGAEKWGVADAAADAADGNIIIPMFGMVQSLNVSVAAATILFEAQRQRLAAGLYDTPQLSPEELARLAFEWGYPELAPKYRERGEAYPALDGDGQILG, from the coding sequence ATGACCCCCGAGCGCTACGCCAAGATTCTGCGGGTGCTGAGCAAACGCCAGCCCACCCTGACCGTGTTGATGGATCAGGTCAACAAGCCCCACAACCTCTCGGCCATCGTCCGCACCTGCGACGCGGTGGGGGTTCTCACCGCCCACGCCGTCCCGCCGGGCAACGGCAAACCACTGGACTTCGAGGGCAATACCTTTGAGGCCACCAGCGGCAGCGCCCACAAATGGGTGCGGGTGCAGACGCACGCGGACACGCTGGAAACCGTGCGCGAATTGCAGGGGCAGGGCGTGCAGGTGCTGGCCACCCACCTGTCGCAGCGCAGCGTGGACTACAGTGAGGCCGACTACACCCGCCCCACCTGCGTCCTGCTGGGCGCGGAGAAATGGGGCGTGGCAGACGCGGCGGCGGACGCGGCAGACGGCAACATCATCATCCCCATGTTCGGCATGGTGCAGAGTCTGAACGTCTCGGTGGCGGCGGCCACCATTCTGTTTGAGGCCCAGCGGCAGCGGCTGGCGGCGGGGCTGTACGACACGCCTCAGCTTTCGCCGGAGGAGCTGGCACGGCTGGCCTTCGAGTGGGGCTACCCGGAACTGGCCCCAAAGTACCGGGAGCGGGGGGAAGCGTATCCGGCTTTGGATGGTGACGGGCAAATTCTGGGTTGA
- a CDS encoding class I SAM-dependent methyltransferase, whose amino-acid sequence MLTLPPNTDLLDIGAGEGALVREWRQHSTGRGEGIDPGSGAGIHRGVAEALPYMAGAFDVALLVRTLAHLPDAGAALREAWRVLRPGGQLVLATHDADHLRATWHALGRPADDGGPEQNLRAALIQAGHTALRLDVRVPIRVTAADARELVGTYGLSIGVNEHRFPVQDTAHLAVYVAYKTG is encoded by the coding sequence GTGCTGACCCTTCCCCCCAATACCGATCTGCTGGACATCGGTGCGGGGGAGGGGGCGCTGGTTCGGGAGTGGCGGCAGCACTCAACGGGGCGCGGAGAGGGCATCGATCCCGGCTCCGGCGCGGGGATTCATCGTGGTGTGGCCGAAGCCCTGCCGTACATGGCCGGGGCCTTTGACGTGGCTTTGCTGGTGCGGACGCTGGCGCACCTGCCGGACGCCGGGGCAGCGTTGCGCGAGGCGTGGCGGGTGCTGCGTCCGGGTGGGCAACTGGTGCTGGCGACCCACGATGCGGATCATCTGCGGGCAACATGGCACGCGCTGGGCCGCCCAGCCGATGATGGCGGGCCAGAGCAGAATCTACGGGCCGCCCTGATACAGGCTGGACACACGGCCCTGCGGCTGGACGTGCGCGTCCCCATCAGGGTCACGGCGGCGGACGCGCGGGAACTGGTGGGAACTTATGGCCTGAGCATCGGCGTCAATGAACATCGCTTTCCTGTGCAGGACACCGCACATCTGGCCGTCTACGTCGCATACAAAACGGGTTGA
- a CDS encoding YsnF/AvaK domain-containing protein yields the protein MTDPSKDKSNEPLTGTELETRTTQIQGVQLQGVIELREERLIIEKEREVAGSVAFTREVRRETVQMPVELVTEVLIIEHLGTGAADGGHMITLDGTPLAPGERREVLVYREEARIEKRVVVREQVSIGKRQVIETRTFDATLAREELVVNPEGDVQVFEQPAGEQKL from the coding sequence ATGACGGACCCAAGCAAGGACAAATCAAATGAGCCGCTGACCGGGACTGAGCTGGAAACCCGGACCACGCAGATTCAGGGCGTCCAGCTTCAGGGCGTGATCGAACTGCGCGAGGAACGCCTGATCATCGAGAAAGAGCGGGAAGTGGCGGGCAGCGTCGCCTTCACCCGCGAGGTCCGGCGCGAGACCGTACAGATGCCCGTGGAACTGGTGACCGAGGTGCTGATCATCGAACACCTGGGAACCGGTGCGGCGGACGGCGGCCACATGATTACCCTGGACGGCACACCGCTGGCCCCCGGCGAACGGCGCGAGGTTTTGGTCTACCGCGAGGAAGCCCGGATCGAGAAGCGCGTGGTGGTCCGCGAGCAGGTCAGCATCGGCAAACGGCAGGTGATCGAGACCCGCACCTTCGATGCCACGCTGGCCCGCGAGGAACTGGTGGTCAACCCAGAGGGCGACGTGCAGGTCTTCGAGCAACCCGCCGGAGAGCAGAAGCTCTAG
- a CDS encoding sorbosone dehydrogenase family protein: MLSHNTRRASLLGGLLTLALGSCAVVQRPDTTKPNAGLTLPAGFQADLYAQDLGKPRLMAFAPNGDLFVADEGKDPGTGRVLVLSDRDKNGVLDGAQTYLSALDQPNSLVFHGGYLYVANTDGVIRMPYKDGDLKPEATPEKIINLEAGERHHSRTIVFGPDGKLYVAMGSTCNVCEEENAQRATVWVYDADGKNGRPFATGLRNAVGLEWSGDTLYATANGRDMAGSDNPPESFFRVMDGKNYGWPYCYPVAAGEAQIWDKDFGKKTPAVCEAAQPSFATTTAHAAPLGMAFYTGKVFPAEYQGKMFVALHGSWNRPQKSGYSVITVDPKTGETKDFMTGFLGALGLSTSGRPADVQVAPDGALFVTDDGNGVMYRVTYKQP, from the coding sequence ATGCTCTCCCACAACACGCGACGCGCATCCCTGCTGGGCGGCCTGCTGACCCTGGCCCTCGGCTCCTGCGCGGTGGTCCAGCGCCCCGACACCACCAAACCCAACGCCGGGCTGACCCTCCCGGCAGGCTTCCAGGCGGACCTGTACGCCCAAGATCTGGGCAAGCCGCGCCTGATGGCCTTTGCCCCGAACGGCGATCTGTTTGTGGCCGATGAGGGTAAGGACCCCGGCACCGGGCGTGTACTGGTGTTGTCGGACCGCGACAAAAACGGTGTTCTGGATGGCGCGCAGACCTACCTTTCGGCGCTGGATCAGCCGAACAGTCTGGTCTTTCACGGCGGCTACCTGTACGTCGCCAACACCGATGGCGTGATCCGCATGCCCTACAAGGACGGCGATCTGAAGCCGGAAGCCACGCCCGAGAAGATCATCAATCTGGAAGCCGGGGAGCGGCACCATTCGCGCACCATCGTCTTCGGGCCGGACGGCAAACTGTACGTGGCGATGGGCAGCACCTGTAATGTCTGTGAGGAAGAAAATGCCCAGCGCGCCACCGTCTGGGTCTACGACGCCGATGGTAAGAATGGCCGCCCCTTCGCCACGGGCCTGCGAAACGCCGTGGGTCTGGAGTGGTCGGGCGATACCCTGTACGCCACTGCCAACGGGCGCGATATGGCTGGAAGCGACAATCCGCCCGAATCCTTCTTCCGAGTGATGGACGGCAAGAACTACGGCTGGCCGTACTGCTATCCGGTAGCCGCCGGTGAGGCCCAGATCTGGGACAAGGATTTTGGGAAGAAGACCCCGGCAGTCTGCGAGGCGGCTCAGCCGTCCTTTGCCACCACCACCGCCCACGCTGCGCCGCTGGGCATGGCGTTTTACACGGGTAAGGTCTTTCCCGCCGAGTACCAGGGCAAGATGTTCGTGGCCCTGCACGGCTCGTGGAACCGCCCGCAGAAGAGCGGTTACAGCGTGATCACCGTGGACCCCAAAACAGGGGAGACGAAGGACTTCATGACCGGCTTTCTGGGTGCGCTGGGCCTGTCCACTTCGGGCCGCCCCGCCGACGTGCAGGTGGCCCCGGACGGCGCGCTGTTCGTCACCGACGACGGCAACGGCGTGATGTACCGGGTCACCTACAAGCAGCCCTGA
- a CDS encoding exodeoxyribonuclease III has product MTVPTSPLKVTTLNANGIRSAMRKGLADWAAHEAPDVLLLQEVRAPPMPDALAHLGYQSAWFPAQKAGYSGVAILAKQPLEDVRVGMGHDEMDAEGRVLSARIGGVRYVSVYLPSGSSGEARQGFKDRVLGEFQDFASGLMAESEPVIIGGDYNVAHREIDIKNWRSNQKNSGFLPHEREWMTAHLASGLTDTHRATLGSAAEYTWWSNRAGAYANNVGWRIDYLLSAGVDLGNVRVDREAKLSDHAPLSGWLGTAQG; this is encoded by the coding sequence ATGACAGTTCCGACTTCCCCTCTGAAAGTCACCACCCTGAACGCCAACGGCATTCGCAGCGCCATGCGCAAAGGATTGGCCGACTGGGCGGCGCACGAGGCCCCGGACGTTCTTCTGCTTCAGGAAGTGCGCGCCCCGCCCATGCCTGATGCCCTGGCCCACCTGGGCTATCAGAGCGCGTGGTTTCCAGCGCAGAAGGCGGGGTACAGCGGCGTGGCGATCCTGGCAAAGCAGCCGCTGGAAGACGTGCGCGTGGGCATGGGGCACGACGAGATGGACGCCGAGGGCCGCGTGCTGAGTGCCCGGATTGGCGGCGTGCGTTATGTCAGCGTGTACCTGCCCAGCGGCAGCAGCGGCGAGGCCAGGCAGGGCTTCAAGGACCGCGTGCTGGGCGAATTTCAGGACTTCGCAAGCGGGCTGATGGCGGAGAGCGAACCCGTGATCATCGGCGGCGACTACAACGTGGCCCACCGCGAGATCGACATCAAAAACTGGCGTAGCAACCAGAAAAACAGCGGCTTTTTGCCCCACGAGCGCGAGTGGATGACCGCCCATCTGGCCTCGGGCCTGACCGACACCCACCGCGCCACGCTGGGAAGTGCAGCCGAATATACGTGGTGGAGCAACCGCGCCGGGGCCTACGCCAACAACGTCGGCTGGCGCATTGATTACCTGCTGTCGGCGGGTGTGGATCTGGGCAATGTGCGGGTGGACCGCGAGGCGAAACTGAGTGACCACGCGCCCCTCAGTGGGTGGCTCGGGACAGCTCAGGGCTGA
- a CDS encoding 2,3-bisphosphoglycerate-independent phosphoglycerate mutase, with product MSDLLQTIRGLSKKTESKIVMVVLDGVGGLPLELNGETELATAKTPNLDALAAQSQLGQVELVGAGITPGSGPGHLSLFGYDPLDYVVGRGALSAVGIGVKLNKGDVAVRGNFATLGAGRIVEDRRAGRPSNEKNAEVVAQLKAAIPEIDGVPVEIYTESEHRFVVVFRAQNGEVLGANIGDVDPQDTGVQPLRAEAHDDASVKSAGLVNAFVERAETALKDDAQVNGVLFRGYSDVPHFPSFADVYQLDAACIASYPMYKGLASLVGMEVLDVPGEEDALDGKVQVLRDNWDKHDFFFFHVKKTDSTGEDGDFKAKVKKIELFDALLPDILALKPDVLCIVGDHSTPSKLSSHSWHPVPVLVRSDHGRKDLTARYTEEEAQKGSLGLRRGPDLMPILMANALKLNKYGA from the coding sequence ATGAGTGACCTGTTGCAGACGATCCGTGGGCTGTCCAAGAAGACCGAGAGCAAGATCGTAATGGTGGTGCTGGACGGTGTCGGCGGGCTGCCGCTGGAACTGAACGGCGAGACCGAACTGGCAACGGCAAAAACGCCCAATCTGGATGCGCTGGCCGCCCAGTCGCAACTGGGGCAGGTGGAACTGGTGGGCGCGGGCATCACCCCTGGCAGCGGCCCCGGCCACCTGAGCCTGTTCGGTTACGATCCGCTGGACTACGTGGTGGGACGCGGTGCGCTGAGCGCCGTGGGCATCGGCGTCAAGTTGAATAAGGGCGACGTGGCGGTGCGCGGCAACTTCGCCACGCTGGGCGCGGGCCGCATCGTGGAAGACCGCCGCGCGGGCCGCCCCAGCAACGAGAAGAACGCGGAAGTGGTGGCACAGCTCAAAGCCGCCATCCCCGAGATCGATGGCGTGCCCGTCGAGATCTACACCGAATCCGAACACCGTTTCGTGGTGGTCTTCCGGGCGCAGAACGGTGAGGTGCTGGGCGCGAATATCGGTGACGTGGACCCGCAGGACACCGGGGTGCAGCCGCTGAGGGCCGAGGCGCACGACGACGCCAGCGTCAAGTCAGCCGGGCTGGTCAACGCCTTCGTGGAGCGGGCCGAGACGGCGCTGAAGGACGACGCACAGGTCAACGGCGTGCTGTTCCGGGGTTACAGCGACGTGCCGCACTTCCCCAGCTTCGCGGACGTGTATCAACTGGACGCCGCCTGCATCGCCTCCTACCCCATGTACAAGGGACTGGCCAGTCTGGTGGGCATGGAGGTGCTGGACGTGCCCGGCGAGGAAGACGCGCTGGACGGCAAGGTGCAGGTGCTGCGCGACAACTGGGACAAACACGATTTCTTCTTCTTCCACGTCAAGAAGACCGACAGCACGGGCGAGGACGGCGATTTTAAGGCCAAGGTCAAGAAGATCGAGTTGTTCGACGCCCTACTGCCCGACATCCTGGCGCTGAAGCCGGACGTGCTGTGCATCGTCGGCGATCACAGCACGCCCAGCAAGCTGTCCAGCCACTCGTGGCACCCGGTCCCGGTGCTGGTCCGCAGCGATCACGGACGCAAGGACCTGACCGCGCGCTACACCGAGGAAGAGGCCCAGAAAGGCAGCCTGGGGCTGCGGCGCGGCCCGGACCTGATGCCGATCCTGATGGCCAATGCGTTGAAGCTGAACAAGTACGGTGCCTGA
- a CDS encoding OsmC family protein: MTSTPKKTLNVTWLGEQRYLGVNESGQQLLIDNSATKIGVSPMEALLGALATCTAYDVVEVMKKRRTPLASYRIEVEGTRADTDPKRYTHITVRHIAGGEGITAEALERAAHLSHEKYCSVASSLNSEISVETRVETA, translated from the coding sequence ATGACCTCTACCCCGAAGAAAACCCTGAACGTGACCTGGCTGGGCGAGCAGCGCTACCTGGGCGTCAACGAAAGTGGGCAGCAACTGCTGATCGACAACAGCGCGACCAAGATCGGCGTTTCCCCGATGGAAGCGCTGCTGGGTGCGCTGGCGACCTGCACCGCCTACGACGTGGTGGAGGTGATGAAAAAACGCCGCACGCCGCTGGCGAGTTACCGCATTGAGGTAGAGGGTACGCGGGCCGACACGGACCCCAAACGCTACACCCACATCACCGTGCGCCACATCGCGGGCGGCGAGGGCATTACCGCCGAGGCGCTGGAGCGGGCCGCGCACCTGAGCCATGAGAAATACTGCTCGGTGGCCTCCAGCCTGAACAGCGAGATCAGCGTGGAGACACGGGTGGAAACGGCTTAA